Sequence from the Methanobacterium alkalithermotolerans genome:
TAAATTATGGGGACGTAATGTTACAAATAGGGCAGGAAAAAGCCCTGGTAGAAGATAGAGATGATATGAGAACTCTTCTACCAGATGTTCAAAAGGGTATTCAAAAGGATGCGGCAAAAAGTATAAGAGAGAGGTCGAAGCAAACTAACATAATCGTGGACACCCACTGTACTATAAAAACACCTGCTGGTTTTTTACCTGGACTTCCCCAATGGGTTCTGGATGAACTACAACCTGACATGTTTGTGCTAATAGAAGCTGATCCAGATGAGATTTTAATTAGAAGAATAAGTGATACCACCCGAACCAGGGACCAGGAAAGATTAAAGGATATTGTTCTACATCAAGAAATGAATAGAGCAGCGGCTATGGCTTATGCTGTCCTTACTGGAGCCACGGTTAAGATTATTGAAAATCATAACGATCAGCTGGATAATGCAGTTATAGAAATTAGTGAAACATTAAAAATTGAATAAACTGGTTTAAAATTAATTATCTTCACAATATGATAACTAAAAAAATTTTAAATCTCTATTTGAGTATGCTATAATTTAAGAGGAAATAACCATGGTACTTGAAATAATATATGAGGCTTTAAACGTAATTTTAGGCCCATTGATTGCCATAGATCCTAACTCTCAAAACCCCATGTTTGCCATATTTGTAATATCCACTCTGGTGGCCTTCATTACAACTCTGGCCAATAAACTACTGGTCAATCAGGATAGGTTGCAATCTTTGAAAAAGGAAATGCAAGAATTCCAGCAGGAAATGAATAATGCCCGAAAATCAGGAGATGCTAAGGCCTTAGAAAAAATTCAAAAGCAACAGATGGAATTCATGGATAAGCAGAAGGAAATGATGACCATGTCCTTCAAGCCCATGATTGTTACTTTTCTCCCTATTATTCTGGTATTTTACTGGATGGCTCAAGAACCAAGCATATCTCAAACTGTGGTAATGCTGCCTCAAGTGGCCTACTACGTACTTCTGGTACCGCTCTGGCACACCTTTTATGTACCTGCTGCCACCACTCCTCCGGGAGCAATCGAATGGTTGGGATGGTATATTTTATGTTCCTTTGCCATGTCACAAGTATTCCGGAAGTTCATGGGCCTCAAAGGTGGAATGTAACTCATTAATTGATTGCGGAATTAAATGAAATGATAGTGTTTTCTTTTTAACATTATCATTGGCTGCTTTACTTTAGTAATCTTATAATTTAGATATTTAGGAGAGATACTATGACAAATTTAAGACACAGATCCAGATCATATAAGAGGACTTTCAAAAGGACTCCTGGAGGAAAAACGGTTTTACAATATAAAAAGAAAAAACCAGCTAAGCACATATGTGCTGAATGTAACAAACTTCTCCATGGTGTTCCTCGAGGTAGATCCTACCAGATAAGAAAATTATCCAAGACTAAAAAGAGACCTAACCGCCCTTATGGTGGATATCTCTGTTCTGAATGCGCCCGCAAACATTTCAAAAAAGAGGCCAGGTCCTGATGATTATTACCATCGGTGGACTGGCAGGTACGGGAACCACCACTGCCGCCAGATTATTATCTGAAAAACTTAAAATACCCTTTGTATCTGCCGGGGATATCTTCCGTCAGATGGCTGCAGAAAACGGTCAGGATATTTTAACTTTCAGTAAATTCGCCGAGAATAATATTGAAGTTGACCTGGAAATTGATAGAAGGCAGGCACAGATGGCAAAGGAAGCTGAAGACCTTATTGTTGAAGGAAGGTTGTCAGCCCATTTTGTTGATGCTGATCTAAAAGTATGGATGATTGCTCCTTTTGAGGTTAGAGCCCATAGAATTAGTGGGAGGGAATCTAAACCTGTAGAAGTAACCAAAAAAGAAATCAAAATACGTGAAGACAGCGAAGCTAGTAGATATCTGGATATACATCAGATTGATATTCATAACATGGAAATTTACGACTTAATCTTGAATACTAACAGTTTTCAAGCTGAAAAAGTTGCAGAAATTATATTTAAAGTTCAAGAGGTGATTTGATTGCCAGCAATAGAAGTAGGAAGAGTATGTGTTAAAATAGCCGGTAGAGAAGCCGGACAAAAATGTGTAATTGTTGACATTATTGATGAAAAATTCGTAGAAGTGGTTGGTACTTCTGTTAAAAACCGCAGATGTAATATTAATCATCTGGAACCATTAGAAAAAACTATGGAAATAAATTCTGAAGATCCAGAAGTTATTAAAAAAGAACTGGAAGCTTTAGAATAATTTCTCTTTTTTTAGCTATTCAAAAAAGAAATAATTTAATTCATTCTGTGATAGCAGGCCTTCGGGCCTTATACCTATCCTATGAATTTTTTAAAGAAAATATTATTATGCAGGTTATGGGATGGAAAATTTTCTAATTAAGGCTGAAAGTGAAACCAGTTCTCTTTATGGGTGCTGGCCTGATAAAAGGCCTATTGAAGAACACCTACGTCTGGGCGTCATTAATCTAGACAAGCCTTCTGGACCTACCTCCCATGAAGTGGATTCCTGGGTTCGTAGAATTTTACATGCTGATAAAACCGGTCATGGTGGAACCCTGGATCCCCGGGTTACTGGCATACTGCCTGTGGGAGTAGATAATGCTACCCGGGTAATCCAGTTACTCCTGGGGGCTCCCAAAGAATATGTTTGTTTAATGAGACTACATCATGAAGTTGATGAAGAGGATATAAGAAACATATTGGCTGAATTTCAGGGTAAAATATATCAAACTCCTCCTTTAAAATCTGCAGTAAAAAGAGAACTAAGAGTCAGGAATATTTATTACATAAATATCCTGGAGATACAGGACAAAGATGTTTTATTCATCATTGGATGTGAGGCAGGAACTTATATTCGTAAGTACTGCCATGATATTGGTGAAGCACTGGGCATTGGGGCCCATATGGCGGAACTACGCCGAACTAAAGCAGGCCCCTTTGTGGAGGATGAAACTTTAACCACCCTGCATGATCTCAATGATGCTTATCATTACTGGAAGGAGGATAATGATGAGTCCTTCCTTAGAAAATGCGTACTTCCCATGGAAGTAGCAGTTACCCATTTACCTAAAATAGTAATTCGTGATTCCGCAGTGGATGCTATATGCCATGGTGCAGACTTAGCAGCAGGGGGTATAGTTGGACTGGATGATAACATCAAAAAAGGTGATTTAATATCAGTTCAAACCCTTAAAGGTGAGCTGGTGGCTTCTGGTGAAAGTATGGATAATTCACTGGAAATATTACAATCTGAGAAAGGTATTATGGTAGATATAAAAAAGGTTTTTATGGAACCGGGAACATATCCTAGGATGTGGAAATAAAATCCGTGTTTTAAATTCAAGGACCAATATTAAAATATTATTTTGCATTATCCTGCAATATAATTAATATATCTCCTCTCTATACCAAAAACTAATATACTAAAAAAACTAAAATACTATTTTACTATAAATAACCATCTGATTTTGTACTTAAAAAGAGGGTAATTAGATAGTAAACTATAAAATAAGCTGACTATGCAATTGTTTCAATTGCCGGGATAGTCTAGCCTGGTAAGGCGCAAGACTGGAAATCTTGTGGAGCTTTGCTCCGCCTGGGTTCAAATCCCAGTCCCGGCGTTTATTGGTATTTTAAGCAAGTTTTGAAGCAAGCTTCAATTCTTGCCCCTATGACATATTTGCACGAATAAATGAAAAAACAGACACTAAAATAAGTGTCTTGAATTTGCTATAAATCCTGTTTTGGCAAATTCGCTCTAAATTGGAGGTTAATAAATGGAAGAAGATTTTAAGCATTTGGTGCGTATTGCCCGAAAAGATATAGATGGTAATAAACCACTTTTAAATGCTCTAACTACTATCAAAGGTATTGGAGAAGGTTTATCCAAGGCCATTGGCATTGCCATGGGTTTTGATCTTGAACAAAAAATTGGTTATATTTCTGACGAGGATATTTTAAAAATCGAAGAAGCTTTAAAAGATCCTAAAAAGTACGATATTCCTGACTGGATGTTGAACCGGCGTAATGATTATGAAACTGGTGTCACTGTACATTTAATTGAATCAGATCTGGCTATGACTCTCAGAGATGATTTAAATCGAATGAAAAAGACCCGAAGTTACAAGGGCAGGCGACATGAAGTAGGATTACCAGTAAGGGGAC
This genomic interval carries:
- a CDS encoding adenylate kinase, whose protein sequence is MKVVVVAGIPGSGSTTVLEHALENLNYEHVNYGDVMLQIGQEKALVEDRDDMRTLLPDVQKGIQKDAAKSIRERSKQTNIIVDTHCTIKTPAGFLPGLPQWVLDELQPDMFVLIEADPDEILIRRISDTTRTRDQERLKDIVLHQEMNRAAAMAYAVLTGATVKIIENHNDQLDNAVIEISETLKIE
- a CDS encoding 30S ribosomal protein S13, producing the protein MEEDFKHLVRIARKDIDGNKPLLNALTTIKGIGEGLSKAIGIAMGFDLEQKIGYISDEDILKIEEALKDPKKYDIPDWMLNRRNDYETGVTVHLIESDLAMTLRDDLNRMKKTRSYKGRRHEVGLPVRGQRTKSTFRKGSSVGVRRRKGRQ
- a CDS encoding 50S ribosomal protein L14e codes for the protein MPAIEVGRVCVKIAGREAGQKCVIVDIIDEKFVEVVGTSVKNRRCNINHLEPLEKTMEINSEDPEVIKKELEALE
- a CDS encoding EMC3/TMCO1 family protein, which encodes MVLEIIYEALNVILGPLIAIDPNSQNPMFAIFVISTLVAFITTLANKLLVNQDRLQSLKKEMQEFQQEMNNARKSGDAKALEKIQKQQMEFMDKQKEMMTMSFKPMIVTFLPIILVFYWMAQEPSISQTVVMLPQVAYYVLLVPLWHTFYVPAATTPPGAIEWLGWYILCSFAMSQVFRKFMGLKGGM
- a CDS encoding 50S ribosomal protein L34e; translation: MTNLRHRSRSYKRTFKRTPGGKTVLQYKKKKPAKHICAECNKLLHGVPRGRSYQIRKLSKTKKRPNRPYGGYLCSECARKHFKKEARS
- a CDS encoding RNA-guided pseudouridylation complex pseudouridine synthase subunit Cbf5, translating into MENFLIKAESETSSLYGCWPDKRPIEEHLRLGVINLDKPSGPTSHEVDSWVRRILHADKTGHGGTLDPRVTGILPVGVDNATRVIQLLLGAPKEYVCLMRLHHEVDEEDIRNILAEFQGKIYQTPPLKSAVKRELRVRNIYYINILEIQDKDVLFIIGCEAGTYIRKYCHDIGEALGIGAHMAELRRTKAGPFVEDETLTTLHDLNDAYHYWKEDNDESFLRKCVLPMEVAVTHLPKIVIRDSAVDAICHGADLAAGGIVGLDDNIKKGDLISVQTLKGELVASGESMDNSLEILQSEKGIMVDIKKVFMEPGTYPRMWK
- the cmk gene encoding (d)CMP kinase; this encodes MIITIGGLAGTGTTTAARLLSEKLKIPFVSAGDIFRQMAAENGQDILTFSKFAENNIEVDLEIDRRQAQMAKEAEDLIVEGRLSAHFVDADLKVWMIAPFEVRAHRISGRESKPVEVTKKEIKIREDSEASRYLDIHQIDIHNMEIYDLILNTNSFQAEKVAEIIFKVQEVI